One window from the genome of Haloprofundus halobius encodes:
- a CDS encoding glycosyltransferase family 4 protein: MNRPSARVAMLYQDPHPAHRGFAEAVDADLVDFQRHSLGPLSDSVVGDVYNGLRYPSYDVYLVEGSRPLYAALAHRAVRRSKLVYLCADHGLYSLGRADFEGSSGFKSLVGRFGRPAVREIGSRFVDGVVAVSAFAADFTRPVVGPDTPIEVAHPFIQPDVYDALGGVSPALDANVAVTVGRPWRYKGVDMLVEAWPTVRESFPEAELHVVGGGHPGSYAETPGVEVRGYVENLADAFAPASLYAQPSRMDTFPVSVLEAMRAGLPPLVTETTGTRSEAGALSSDLVVDPSPEALAAGVVAYFERDGAERRELSSRARERGATFDAETRKRAFAEAFDTVLEAL; the protein is encoded by the coding sequence GTGAACCGACCGAGCGCGCGGGTCGCGATGCTGTATCAGGACCCCCATCCCGCACACCGCGGCTTCGCCGAGGCCGTCGACGCCGACCTCGTCGACTTCCAGCGACACTCGTTGGGCCCGCTCTCCGACAGCGTCGTCGGCGACGTGTACAACGGGCTTCGGTATCCCTCGTACGACGTGTATCTCGTCGAGGGCTCGCGACCGCTGTACGCCGCGCTCGCGCACCGCGCGGTCCGGCGCTCGAAACTCGTTTACCTCTGCGCGGACCACGGCCTCTACAGCCTCGGCCGCGCCGACTTCGAGGGGAGTTCGGGGTTCAAATCGCTCGTCGGCCGCTTCGGGAGACCGGCCGTCAGGGAGATCGGGTCGCGCTTCGTCGACGGCGTCGTCGCCGTCTCGGCGTTCGCCGCCGACTTCACGCGCCCCGTCGTCGGCCCCGACACGCCCATCGAAGTCGCTCATCCCTTCATTCAACCGGACGTGTACGACGCGCTCGGCGGCGTCTCCCCCGCGCTGGACGCGAACGTCGCCGTCACCGTCGGTCGGCCGTGGCGCTACAAGGGTGTCGACATGCTCGTCGAGGCGTGGCCGACGGTCCGCGAGTCGTTCCCCGAGGCGGAACTGCACGTCGTCGGCGGCGGTCATCCAGGGTCCTATGCCGAGACGCCGGGCGTCGAGGTCCGCGGCTACGTCGAGAATCTGGCCGACGCCTTCGCGCCCGCCTCGCTCTACGCCCAACCGTCGCGGATGGACACGTTCCCCGTCAGCGTGCTCGAAGCGATGCGTGCCGGCCTGCCGCCGCTCGTCACCGAGACGACGGGGACGCGCTCGGAGGCCGGCGCACTCTCTTCGGACCTCGTCGTCGACCCCTCCCCCGAGGCGCTCGCGGCGGGCGTCGTCGCCTACTTCGAACGCGACGGGGCCGAGCGGCGAGAACTCTCCTCGCGCGCCCGCGAGCGCGGCGCGACGTTCGACGCCGAGACCCGAAAGCGCGCGTTCGCCGAGGCGTTCGATACCGTTCTCGAAGCACTTTAA
- a CDS encoding sulfatase-like hydrolase/transferase, with product MSDRPNILLVSWDSVRADHLSTHGYERETAPFLSGVADDGLVFEDAQVPGVGTITSFSGAFTGAHADATQQSIEPADWKAANADRRLLSEALSDAGYHTGAVHSNALMSRFYGWDRGWDVYKDNVVTESGGDSDSAKWWNQVKKERLLPTLRRMGVAGAVIHGRNIALKTPSYVEWERMWDDVEQFVRDAPEPWFLWVLLVDTHHPWCAPPDYREWEQPGFRGAHAWNYVMRRYPEWTGDRRPAIVNAYDNEIRHADGFLRKLDGLLEEMENDDAALVVHSDHGDELGEHGEYGHSSQRMYDTLTRVPLVMRNVGETGRVDGPHTLLDLGSTVLDIAGSDERLADRPSLLGDEREKREWVVVENLAGEGDARAAAVGDEWKVLHHPDTGWHAYYRPDDPLEREDRWGGHPEELEAVLRAHLVDREGVTVTGKRGDDGDDGMSDVQERLTNLGYID from the coding sequence ATGTCCGACCGCCCGAACATCCTCCTCGTCTCCTGGGACAGCGTCCGCGCCGACCACCTCTCCACGCACGGCTACGAGCGCGAGACCGCCCCCTTTCTGTCGGGCGTCGCCGACGACGGCCTCGTCTTCGAGGACGCCCAGGTGCCGGGCGTCGGCACCATCACGAGTTTCTCCGGCGCGTTCACCGGCGCGCACGCCGACGCGACACAGCAGTCCATCGAACCCGCAGACTGGAAGGCGGCCAACGCCGACCGCCGCCTGCTCTCGGAGGCGCTCTCGGACGCGGGCTACCACACCGGCGCGGTCCACTCGAACGCCCTCATGAGCCGATTCTACGGCTGGGACCGCGGCTGGGACGTGTACAAGGACAACGTCGTCACCGAGTCCGGCGGCGACTCCGACTCCGCGAAGTGGTGGAATCAGGTGAAGAAAGAGCGCCTCTTGCCGACGCTCCGACGCATGGGCGTCGCCGGCGCGGTCATCCATGGCCGGAACATCGCGCTGAAGACGCCGTCGTACGTCGAGTGGGAGCGCATGTGGGACGACGTCGAGCAGTTCGTCCGCGACGCGCCCGAACCGTGGTTCCTGTGGGTGCTGCTCGTCGACACCCACCACCCGTGGTGCGCGCCGCCCGACTACCGCGAGTGGGAGCAACCGGGCTTCCGCGGCGCGCACGCGTGGAACTACGTCATGCGCCGCTACCCCGAGTGGACCGGCGACCGCCGCCCCGCCATCGTCAACGCCTACGACAACGAGATTCGCCACGCCGACGGGTTCCTCCGAAAGTTAGACGGACTGCTGGAGGAGATGGAAAACGACGACGCGGCGCTCGTCGTCCACAGCGACCACGGCGACGAACTCGGCGAGCACGGCGAGTACGGCCACTCCTCCCAGCGGATGTACGACACGCTCACCCGCGTCCCGCTGGTGATGCGCAACGTCGGCGAGACGGGCCGCGTCGACGGTCCGCACACGCTGCTCGACCTCGGAAGTACGGTTCTGGATATCGCCGGGAGCGACGAGCGCCTCGCCGACCGACCGTCGCTGCTCGGCGACGAACGCGAAAAGCGAGAGTGGGTCGTCGTCGAGAACCTCGCAGGCGAGGGCGACGCCCGCGCAGCGGCCGTCGGCGACGAGTGGAAGGTACTTCACCACCCCGACACCGGGTGGCACGCCTACTATCGCCCGGACGACCCGCTGGAGCGCGAGGACCGCTGGGGCGGCCACCCCGAGGAACTCGAAGCCGTACTTCGGGCGCACCTCGTCGACAGAGAAGGCGTCACCGTCACCGGAAAGAGGGGCGACGACGGCGACGACGGGATGAGCGACGTGCAGGAACGGCTGACGAACCTCGGCTACATCGACTGA
- a CDS encoding alkaline phosphatase family protein encodes MTVYVVGLDGADWSLLRDGIDAGDLPGLARIADEGVTGNLESTLPPITFPAWKCYSTGKTPGKLGVYEWFGFDRESRSITTNDSSDFRSREYWDVLADRGFTPAVVNMPTTHPPNTDDGVLTVAGSPASEHGEFTKPASLKAELLDAVPNYRTKPDLVLDEATPEELVSEATTLADQRFDAAEWFADEKGCDLVHLTVFVTDTVQHRLWDQPEKIRELYERIDRRIAALLDREDTEAVVLMSDHGFTEIDETFLVNEWLADRGDLTVGDAGGREVLASVGVTRERLKRLVDRLGLVNLAQGLLPESLQRFFPSESGRVAIQDAPIDWTETKAISLGRGPIYLNDAAFESEAAKRAYRTSLSEALSSLETPDGDPVASAVHKPDDLYSGDLYRAPDLVVEYATGVDAPEAVGGRVFGERTEWLATHRRQGVFGAWGEEFSSGRFDCSLYDLAPTILHWFGAPVPRDVDGDVQRAILIGEPQQRSVEEGPETATTGGGATAGDEVQETLRDLGYMD; translated from the coding sequence ATGACCGTCTACGTCGTCGGACTCGACGGGGCCGACTGGTCGCTGCTCCGCGACGGTATCGACGCGGGCGACCTCCCGGGACTGGCCCGCATCGCCGACGAGGGCGTCACCGGGAATCTGGAGAGCACGCTCCCGCCCATCACCTTCCCCGCCTGGAAATGCTACTCGACCGGGAAGACGCCCGGCAAACTCGGTGTATACGAGTGGTTCGGCTTCGACCGTGAGTCGCGGTCGATCACGACGAACGACTCCTCGGACTTCCGCTCGCGGGAGTACTGGGACGTACTGGCCGACCGAGGGTTCACTCCAGCGGTCGTCAACATGCCGACGACGCACCCGCCGAACACCGACGACGGCGTGCTGACCGTCGCCGGGAGCCCCGCCTCCGAGCACGGCGAGTTCACGAAACCGGCGTCGCTCAAGGCCGAACTACTGGACGCGGTGCCGAACTACCGAACGAAACCCGACCTCGTGCTCGACGAGGCGACGCCCGAGGAACTCGTCTCGGAGGCGACGACGCTCGCCGACCAGCGCTTCGACGCCGCTGAGTGGTTCGCCGACGAGAAGGGCTGCGACCTCGTCCACCTCACCGTCTTCGTCACCGACACGGTCCAGCACCGACTCTGGGACCAGCCGGAGAAGATTCGGGAGCTGTACGAACGCATCGACCGCCGCATCGCGGCACTGCTGGACCGCGAGGACACGGAGGCGGTGGTTTTGATGAGCGATCACGGGTTCACCGAGATAGACGAGACGTTCCTCGTCAACGAGTGGCTCGCCGACCGCGGCGACCTCACCGTCGGCGACGCGGGCGGCCGCGAGGTACTCGCCTCCGTCGGCGTCACCCGCGAGCGACTCAAGCGCCTCGTCGACCGCCTCGGCCTCGTCAACCTCGCGCAGGGGCTGCTCCCGGAGTCGCTGCAGCGCTTCTTCCCGAGCGAGAGCGGCCGCGTCGCAATCCAGGACGCACCTATCGACTGGACGGAGACGAAAGCGATCTCGCTCGGCCGCGGCCCCATCTACCTCAACGACGCCGCCTTCGAGAGCGAAGCGGCGAAGCGAGCCTATCGGACGTCGCTGTCGGAGGCGCTCTCGTCGCTGGAGACGCCCGACGGCGACCCCGTCGCGTCGGCGGTCCACAAGCCGGACGACCTCTATTCGGGCGACCTCTACCGCGCGCCGGACCTCGTCGTCGAGTACGCGACGGGCGTTGACGCGCCCGAGGCCGTCGGCGGCCGCGTCTTCGGCGAGCGGACCGAGTGGCTGGCGACGCACCGCAGGCAGGGCGTCTTCGGTGCGTGGGGCGAGGAGTTCAGTTCCGGTCGGTTCGACTGCAGCCTCTACGACCTCGCGCCCACCATCCTCCACTGGTTCGGTGCGCCGGTTCCCCGGGACGTCGACGGCGACGTCCAGCGGGCGATCCTCATCGGCGAACCCCAACAGCGGAGTGTCGAGGAGGGACCGGAGACGGCGACGACCGGCGGCGGGGCGACGGCGGGCGACGAGGTACAGGAGACGCTGCGCGACTTGGGGTACATGGACTGA